A portion of the Cyanobacterium sp. T60_A2020_053 genome contains these proteins:
- a CDS encoding Eco57I restriction-modification methylase domain-containing protein, whose amino-acid sequence MKINRQKVTQYLEKFNFKSLFIEELGWDYPQDKTDKYITVENEVFTLTPLAYKRNFYVFLCLLENQSIPLSATLKKIDKEITKYSYEHFIIYASQLDKHQKWQWVKRENNQPLVNRTIEYSSQKKEALLQVLDTIYVTLDEEEKLNLLDVKAKAKKAFDVDKITKKFYDKFKKQHGQFLSFIEGITTDFDKQWYASLMLNRLMFVYFIQKKGFLNSDSDYLRNKLNEIKNNPSLPLLNKRGVNAEKVPINKEDLGVANIENDPPLPPLDKGGGNAEKVPLDKEDLGVANIENDPPLPPLDKGGGNAEKVPLNKGDLGGSFYSFYRYFLLKLFHEGLGNEKRPPHLTELLGKIPYLNGGLFEIHPLENKYYDIQIKDEAFEKIFDFFDQYNWYLDDRPLKADNEINPDVLGYIFEKYINQKQMGAYYTKEDITEYISKNCIIPYLFDAVLTELNLKIEKVPLNKADLKGSNLENDPPLPPLDKGGGNAEKVPLNKGDLGGSRSGAARSNTENNPPQPPLKKGGGNGKKVSIFTHYLGGLLLQENPDRYIYEAVKKGVNLPLPDDIAKGINDVSARENWNQSAPENYSLPTEIWREVIARRNRYFEVKEKLINGEINSINDLITYNLDIRQFAQDAITNFNSPLTLQIFYEKLTTISILDPTCGSGAFLFSALNILYPLYDVSLEKMQEFTEKKIPINKENLGGANIENDPPQPPLKKGGANTKKVPLSKGDLGGSRSGAARSNTENDPPLPPLEKGGINAEKVLLNKGDLGRSKKEFQGILANVRSHPNRSYFILKNIILNNLYGVDIMEEATEVCKLRLFLKLASKIIPNPSAQNYGIEPLPDIDFNIRSGNSLVGFATYDEVKKAISGTEQKKLDLFDNMSVINDKAKAVSEVYQYFRTIQTQGEGAGFAETKQKLQVSLASLNEELNQYLAHEYGIDTKKKKDYQNWLASHQPFHWFTEFYSIINNGGFDVIIGNPPYVEYSKVKKDYQIKGYETEKCGNIYAPVLERGTILTKKSSFIGWIVPISSICTERTKSLQNCIKSYNLIYASSFDIFPSRLFEGAAQRLTILLLNNKHLNNKKFYLTKYYRWRQEERDNLIDILSYQNNDKYIHTGWIARITETTTLSIIDKIYSNDKNLKKYILTTSKNPIYIHRIVNNFIKAISFEPYFKKADGTITHSDDFKILNCQDKYIKMLICLLNSSLFYFYWRLHGDGFHCGFKDIEKFTCNLNDMSEDIKLQLNDLSDKLNQDFKKNSQIKIRKQVNTGEIELQTFFISKSKPIIDEIDKILAQHYGFSDEELDFIINYDIKYRMGKELDSD is encoded by the coding sequence ATGAAAATCAACCGTCAAAAAGTTACTCAATATCTTGAGAAATTTAACTTTAAATCTCTTTTCATCGAAGAATTAGGATGGGATTATCCTCAAGATAAAACTGATAAATATATTACTGTTGAAAACGAAGTATTCACTTTAACTCCTCTTGCCTATAAACGAAATTTTTATGTTTTCTTATGCTTACTAGAAAATCAATCAATTCCTCTCTCTGCCACCCTCAAAAAAATAGATAAAGAAATTACTAAATATTCCTACGAACACTTTATTATTTATGCTTCACAGTTAGACAAACATCAAAAATGGCAATGGGTAAAAAGAGAAAATAATCAACCTTTAGTTAATCGCACCATTGAATATTCTAGCCAGAAAAAAGAGGCTTTGTTACAAGTTTTAGACACTATCTATGTCACTTTAGATGAAGAAGAAAAACTTAATTTACTTGATGTTAAAGCCAAAGCTAAAAAAGCCTTTGATGTCGATAAAATTACTAAAAAGTTTTATGATAAATTTAAAAAACAACATGGTCAATTTTTAAGTTTTATTGAAGGAATAACCACCGATTTTGACAAGCAATGGTATGCCTCTTTGATGCTTAACCGCTTAATGTTTGTCTATTTCATCCAGAAAAAAGGTTTTTTAAATAGCGATTCAGATTATCTCAGGAATAAATTAAATGAAATCAAAAATAATCCCTCCCTACCCCTCCTTAATAAGAGGGGAGTAAATGCTGAAAAAGTCCCCATTAATAAGGAGGATTTAGGGGTGGCAAATATTGAAAATGATCCCCCCCTACCCCCCCTTGATAAGGGGGGAGGAAATGCGGAAAAAGTCCCCCTTGATAAGGAGGATTTAGGGGTGGCAAATATTGAAAATGATCCCCCCCTACCCCCCCTTGATAAGGGGGGAGGAAATGCGGAAAAAGTCCCCCTTAATAAGGGGGATTTAGGGGGATCGTTTTACTCATTTTATCGTTACTTTTTATTAAAATTATTTCATGAAGGATTAGGCAACGAAAAGCGCCCTCCGCACCTGACAGAATTATTAGGAAAAATACCATATTTAAACGGAGGATTATTTGAAATTCACCCCTTAGAAAATAAATATTATGATATTCAAATAAAAGACGAAGCATTTGAGAAAATATTTGACTTTTTCGATCAATATAACTGGTATTTAGATGATAGACCATTAAAAGCAGATAACGAAATTAATCCCGATGTTTTAGGTTATATTTTCGAGAAATATATCAATCAAAAACAGATGGGCGCTTATTACACCAAAGAAGACATCACCGAATATATTAGTAAAAATTGCATTATTCCCTACCTATTCGATGCAGTATTAACAGAATTAAATCTAAAAATAGAAAAAGTCCCTCTTAATAAGGCAGATTTAAAGGGATCAAATCTGGAAAACGATCCCCCCCTACCCCCCCTTGATAAGGGGGGAGGAAATGCGGAAAAAGTCCCCCTTAATAAGGGGGATTTAGGGGGATCACGAAGTGGCGCTGCGCGATCAAATACGGAAAACAATCCCCCCCAGCCCCCCTTGAAAAAGGGGGGAGGAAATGGGAAAAAAGTCTCTATTTTTACGCATTATTTAGGGGGATTGTTACTACAAGAAAACCCCGATAGATACATTTATGAAGCAGTTAAAAAAGGTGTCAATTTACCATTACCTGATGATATTGCCAAAGGAATAAATGACGTTTCGGCGAGAGAAAATTGGAATCAATCAGCGCCCGAAAATTATAGTTTACCTACAGAAATTTGGCGCGAAGTTATCGCCCGAAGAAACCGTTATTTTGAAGTTAAAGAGAAATTAATTAACGGCGAAATCAACTCTATCAATGATTTAATTACCTATAATCTTGATATTCGCCAATTCGCTCAAGATGCTATTACTAATTTTAATTCGCCCTTAACTCTCCAGATTTTCTATGAAAAATTAACTACTATTTCTATTTTAGACCCAACCTGTGGTAGTGGCGCTTTTTTATTCTCTGCTTTAAATATTCTTTACCCTCTTTATGATGTTTCTTTAGAAAAAATGCAGGAATTTACTGAGAAAAAAATTCCCATTAATAAGGAAAATTTAGGTGGGGCAAATATTGAAAACGATCCCCCCCAGCCCCCCTTGAAAAAGGGGGGAGCAAATACAAAAAAAGTCCCCCTTAGTAAGGGGGATTTAGGAGGATCACGAAGTGGCGCTGCGCGATCAAATACTGAAAATGATCCCCCCCTACCCCCCCTTGAGAAGGGGGGAATAAATGCTGAAAAAGTCCTCCTTAATAAAGGAGATTTAGGGAGATCAAAAAAAGAGTTTCAAGGCATTTTAGCTAATGTGAGAAGTCACCCTAATCGTAGTTATTTTATTCTAAAAAATATCATCCTTAATAATCTTTACGGGGTGGATATTATGGAGGAAGCAACGGAAGTTTGTAAGTTGCGATTATTTCTTAAATTAGCTTCCAAAATTATTCCTAATCCTTCTGCTCAAAATTACGGCATTGAGCCTTTACCTGACATTGATTTTAATATTCGAAGTGGTAATAGTTTAGTGGGTTTTGCTACTTATGATGAGGTGAAAAAGGCTATTTCTGGCACTGAACAAAAAAAGCTCGATTTATTCGATAATATGTCAGTTATCAACGACAAGGCTAAGGCAGTAAGTGAAGTTTATCAATATTTCCGCACTATTCAAACTCAGGGGGAGGGCGCTGGTTTTGCTGAAACTAAGCAAAAGTTACAAGTTAGTTTAGCTAGTTTAAATGAGGAGTTAAATCAATATTTAGCGCACGAATATGGCATCGATACTAAAAAGAAAAAGGATTATCAAAATTGGTTAGCTTCTCATCAGCCTTTCCATTGGTTTACGGAGTTTTATTCAATTATTAATAATGGCGGTTTTGATGTCATTATTGGTAATCCGCCTTATGTGGAATATAGCAAGGTAAAAAAGGATTATCAAATCAAAGGTTATGAAACTGAAAAATGCGGTAATATTTATGCACCTGTACTAGAAAGAGGAACAATTTTAACAAAAAAATCTAGTTTTATTGGTTGGATTGTACCCATTTCTTCTATTTGTACTGAAAGAACAAAATCTCTACAAAACTGTATTAAATCATATAATTTAATATATGCTTCTTCATTTGATATTTTTCCTTCTCGTTTATTTGAAGGTGCAGCGCAAAGATTAACAATTTTATTATTAAATAATAAACATTTAAATAATAAGAAATTTTATTTGACAAAATATTATCGTTGGCGACAAGAAGAAAGAGATAATCTAATAGATATTCTTAGTTATCAAAATAATGATAAATATATTCACACAGGCTGGATTGCTAGAATTACTGAAACTACTACTTTATCTATCATTGACAAAATATATAGTAATGATAAAAATCTAAAAAAATATATTCTAACAACATCTAAAAATCCTATTTATATACATAGAATAGTTAATAATTTTATTAAAGCAATTAGTTTTGAACCGTATTTTAAAAAAGCTGATGGAACTATTACTCATTCTGATGACTTTAAAATATTAAATTGTCAAGATAAATACATAAAAATGTTAATTTGTTTGCTTAACTCTAGCTTATTTTACTTTTATTGGCGTTTACATGGTGATGGTTTTCATTGTGGTTTTAAAGATATTGAAAAATTTACTTGTAATTTAAATGATATGTCAGAAGATATAAAATTACAGTTGAATGATTTATCGGATAAATTAAATCAAGATTTTAAAAAAAATTCGCAAATAAAAATTAGAAAACAAGTTAATACAGGTGAAATTGAATTACAAACCTTTTTTATTTCTAAATCAAAACCAATAATAGATGAAATAGATAAAATATTAGCGCAACATTATGGCTTTAGTGACGAGGAATTAGACTTTATCATTAACTATGATATAAAGTATCGCATGGGTAAAGAATTAGACTCAGATTAA
- a CDS encoding NgoFVII family restriction endonuclease, giving the protein MPRIFDNIDQQLLENLDYSINSAHSADFCVGYFNLRGWRLIANKIDNFLGGENNNCRVLIGMQKLPAMELYQQLKILNTKSDGFSQGQTNDLKRIVAREFREQLMMGIPTTADEKGLQQLRQQLLSNKVQVKLHLRYPLHAKLYLLYKNDRDQPIIGYLGSSNLTLSGLKNQGELNIDVLDHDATQKLQNWFEGRWNDRFCVDISQELADIIDESWATEKLIPPYYIYLKMAYHLSQEARDGLNQYTIPPEFNLFDFQEASVKIACHHVNRRGGVIIGDVVGLGKTIVGTAIARVLEEDFGFSTLIICPKNLVEMWKNYRDTYGLKAKILPFSMVEKKLENIPARFRLVLIDESHNLRNREGKRYACIKDYIQQSGSRCILLTATPYNKSYFDLSAQLRLFIGEDEDLGIRPEELLRKTNFAIQHPDISPRTLKAFEKSEFPEDWQQLMSKYMVRRTRSFIRDNYAQLDKEKNQKYLQFADGSPFYFPDRIPKTATFRLEENDPYHQLYSLQVVDIISNLNLPRYALGSYQLGNIKQSSLTKKEKDLLDSLARAGKNLIGFCRTNLFKRLESSGYAFIESIERHILRNYIYLYALESDLDIPIGSQDVDLFYKALNDQDTDAILSNNLDIENQNNEDNKQDIESFEQKETQEFIYWQKAEKIYQTYSKKYPKRFKWIRPSLFNEDLEKELREDAHNLLKILKNTPEWTIKNDQKLLALYKLITETHPDEKILIFSQFADTVNHLGEKLQELGLSNFACATGKSDNPTNLAQRFSPKSNNKIFSSEQELRVLIATDVLSEGQNLQDCRIIVNYDLPWAIIRLIQRAGRVDRIGQKAQEILCYSFLPAEGVEEIINLRGRLIHRLNENAGVVGTDEIFFEGENDNIVLDLYHEKAGILDDIEDNEVDLVSEALSIWESAKEKYPHIAQKIEQLPNVIYSTRHHLTQEINPHGILVYMRTSDGVDALAYVDENGNSVTQSQNRILRLARCELETKAISRHPHHFDLVEKGIKIITKQQQKISGNGKLGSPKSAKARTYNRLMDYIEKIKKTPLFAQGKEWENLVEAVENIYNYPLKESALRRLNHQLKSGIKDEQLANMVVYLWENSALCVTHEDKEMIDNQIICSLGLMNRLFT; this is encoded by the coding sequence ATGCCTAGAATATTCGACAATATCGATCAGCAACTACTGGAAAACTTAGACTATAGTATCAATTCAGCTCATAGCGCTGATTTTTGTGTAGGCTATTTCAATTTAAGAGGATGGCGACTAATTGCTAATAAAATAGATAATTTTCTGGGAGGAGAAAATAATAATTGTCGAGTTTTAATTGGGATGCAAAAATTACCAGCAATGGAACTTTATCAACAATTAAAAATTCTCAACACAAAATCAGACGGCTTTTCTCAAGGACAAACTAACGACTTAAAAAGAATCGTTGCCCGTGAGTTTCGGGAACAATTAATGATGGGTATTCCCACCACCGCCGATGAAAAAGGTTTACAACAACTACGACAACAACTCCTCAGCAATAAAGTTCAAGTTAAACTTCACCTACGTTATCCCCTTCACGCCAAACTTTATTTACTCTACAAAAATGACCGAGATCAACCCATCATTGGTTATTTAGGTAGTAGTAATCTCACCTTATCAGGATTAAAAAATCAAGGAGAATTAAATATTGATGTTTTAGATCATGATGCAACACAAAAACTACAAAACTGGTTTGAAGGGCGCTGGAATGATCGATTTTGTGTGGATATTAGCCAAGAATTAGCCGACATTATCGATGAAAGTTGGGCAACAGAAAAATTAATTCCCCCTTACTACATCTATCTCAAAATGGCTTATCATCTTTCTCAAGAAGCCAGAGACGGTTTAAATCAATACACCATTCCCCCTGAGTTTAACCTATTTGATTTTCAAGAAGCCTCCGTCAAAATTGCCTGTCATCATGTTAATCGGCGAGGTGGTGTCATTATTGGTGATGTGGTAGGCTTGGGAAAAACCATCGTTGGAACTGCCATAGCTCGTGTTTTAGAAGAAGATTTCGGTTTTAGTACCCTAATTATCTGTCCTAAAAACCTCGTTGAGATGTGGAAAAACTATCGGGATACCTATGGTTTAAAAGCAAAAATACTACCCTTTAGTATGGTAGAAAAAAAATTAGAGAATATTCCAGCTAGATTTAGATTAGTCCTTATCGATGAAAGTCACAATCTACGGAATCGGGAAGGAAAAAGATATGCTTGTATCAAAGATTATATTCAACAAAGTGGCAGTCGTTGCATTTTATTAACCGCTACTCCTTACAATAAAAGTTATTTTGATTTATCCGCACAATTAAGATTATTTATTGGGGAAGATGAAGATTTGGGTATCAGACCAGAAGAATTATTAAGAAAGACTAATTTTGCCATCCAACATCCCGATATTAGTCCTCGCACTTTAAAAGCCTTTGAAAAAAGCGAATTTCCAGAAGATTGGCAACAATTAATGAGTAAATATATGGTGCGTAGAACACGCAGTTTTATCCGAGATAATTATGCACAATTAGATAAGGAAAAAAATCAAAAATATTTACAATTTGCTGATGGTAGCCCTTTTTATTTTCCAGATCGTATTCCTAAAACTGCCACTTTTCGACTAGAAGAAAACGATCCTTATCATCAACTTTATTCTCTCCAAGTAGTCGATATTATTAGTAACCTCAATTTACCTCGTTATGCTTTAGGTAGTTATCAATTAGGTAATATCAAACAATCATCCTTGACAAAGAAAGAGAAAGATTTACTCGATAGTTTGGCGCGCGCCGGGAAAAATTTAATTGGTTTTTGTCGTACCAATTTATTCAAAAGATTAGAAAGCAGTGGTTATGCTTTTATTGAGTCCATCGAGAGACATATTTTAAGAAATTATATTTATCTTTATGCCCTTGAATCAGACTTAGATATTCCTATCGGTTCTCAGGATGTGGACTTATTTTATAAGGCTTTAAATGATCAAGATACCGATGCTATTTTAAGCAATAACTTAGATATTGAAAATCAAAATAATGAAGACAATAAACAAGATATAGAAAGTTTTGAACAAAAAGAAACACAAGAATTTATTTATTGGCAAAAAGCCGAAAAAATTTATCAAACATACAGTAAAAAATACCCCAAAAGATTTAAGTGGATTAGACCAAGTTTATTTAACGAAGACTTAGAAAAAGAGTTAAGAGAAGATGCCCATAATCTTTTGAAAATACTCAAAAATACCCCAGAATGGACTATTAAAAATGACCAAAAACTATTAGCCCTATACAAATTAATCACTGAAACCCATCCTGATGAAAAAATATTAATCTTCTCTCAATTTGCTGATACTGTTAATCATTTAGGGGAGAAATTACAAGAATTAGGTTTAAGCAATTTTGCTTGTGCCACAGGTAAATCGGACAATCCTACTAACCTTGCCCAAAGATTTAGCCCCAAAAGTAACAACAAGATTTTTTCTTCAGAACAAGAGTTAAGAGTTTTAATTGCAACAGATGTACTATCAGAAGGGCAAAACCTCCAAGATTGTCGCATTATCGTTAACTATGACTTGCCTTGGGCGATTATTCGCTTAATTCAAAGGGCTGGAAGAGTTGATCGCATTGGGCAAAAAGCTCAAGAAATACTCTGTTATTCTTTTTTACCAGCTGAAGGAGTAGAAGAAATAATTAATCTTCGAGGTAGATTAATTCATCGTTTAAACGAAAATGCCGGAGTTGTCGGCACTGATGAAATATTTTTTGAAGGGGAAAATGATAATATTGTTTTGGATTTATACCATGAAAAAGCCGGTATTCTCGATGACATAGAAGATAACGAAGTGGATTTAGTCTCAGAAGCGCTCAGTATTTGGGAATCAGCGAAAGAAAAATATCCCCATATTGCCCAAAAAATTGAACAATTACCTAATGTGATTTATTCTACTCGTCATCATCTCACACAAGAAATTAATCCTCATGGTATTTTGGTATATATGCGTACTAGCGATGGTGTTGATGCCTTAGCTTATGTTGATGAAAATGGTAACAGCGTTACCCAGTCTCAGAATCGCATTTTACGCCTTGCCCGTTGTGAATTGGAAACAAAAGCTATTTCTCGTCATCCCCATCATTTTGATTTAGTCGAAAAAGGTATAAAAATTATCACTAAACAACAGCAGAAAATATCAGGAAATGGAAAACTAGGAAGTCCAAAAAGCGCTAAAGCGAGGACTTATAATCGTCTGATGGATTATATAGAAAAAATAAAAAAAACGCCTCTTTTCGCCCAAGGCAAAGAATGGGAAAACTTAGTTGAGGCAGTGGAAAACATCTATAATTACCCTCTCAAAGAAAGCGCCCTCCGCCGTTTAAATCATCAATTAAAAAGTGGTATTAAGGATGAACAATTAGCCAATATGGTAGTATATCTTTGGGAAAATTCTGCCTTATGTGTTACCCACGAAGATAAAGAGATGATAGACAATCAAATTATTTGTTCTTTGGGATTAATGAACAGGCTATTCACATAA
- a CDS encoding ATP-dependent DNA helicase RecQ gives MNIVNDLIQLREKLTEIWGYDDFRHPQGEVIQSILQGKDSLTVMPTGGGKSLCFQLPALLQKGLTLVISPLVALMENQVQELWQKNLPADILHSEIPSARRRVTINKIQNNHLRLLYLSPETLLSAPLWQLITRENVIINGIIIDEAHCLIQWGNTFRPVYTRLGGVRWNLGKNPLPPLACFTATADTFTRQQIIETLQLQQPQQFLVNPYKSNLQLEIKQIWTPKSRKNQVIQLLDKNKNKSGLIYLRTRKEAENLSDFLINLGYKNNAYHAGLPSIKRRQIEQDWLAEKTQFVVSTNAFGMGINKANLRWILHYQTPLLLSEYIQEIGRGGRDGKITQAISLISEKTGFFDPTDKQRQQYFLTQTLRQYQQAEKFIKKLPPQENINNLLKITNNQDYQIYLAILASSKQLQWQDPFNYKLTVNNATNAIKSMIEREQKLAQNMQEYLHTKKCRWYFLLNSFGFDTPINFRCGKCDNCSRTKPN, from the coding sequence ATTAATATTGTGAATGACCTGATTCAGTTAAGAGAAAAGTTAACAGAAATTTGGGGTTATGATGATTTTCGACATCCCCAAGGGGAAGTTATCCAAAGTATTTTACAAGGAAAAGATAGTTTAACGGTAATGCCTACGGGTGGGGGAAAATCTCTCTGTTTTCAATTACCAGCATTGTTACAAAAAGGTTTAACTCTGGTAATTTCTCCCCTCGTGGCGCTGATGGAAAATCAAGTGCAGGAATTATGGCAAAAAAATCTCCCTGCGGATATTCTTCATAGTGAAATACCCAGCGCCCGTCGCCGTGTTACCATCAATAAAATACAAAATAATCACCTAAGATTACTTTATTTATCCCCAGAAACTCTCCTCAGCGCGCCTCTGTGGCAACTCATCACCCGTGAGAATGTCATCATCAACGGTATTATTATCGATGAAGCTCATTGTTTAATTCAGTGGGGTAATACCTTTCGACCAGTATATACCAGATTGGGCGGAGTGCGCTGGAATTTAGGCAAAAATCCCCTACCTCCCCTCGCCTGTTTTACCGCTACCGCCGACACTTTCACCCGTCAACAAATCATCGAAACGCTACAACTACAGCAACCACAACAATTTTTAGTTAATCCCTACAAATCTAACTTACAACTAGAAATTAAACAGATTTGGACACCTAAAAGCAGAAAAAATCAGGTAATTCAATTATTAGACAAAAATAAAAATAAAAGCGGTTTAATTTATTTAAGAACCAGAAAAGAAGCAGAAAATTTGTCTGACTTTTTGATAAACTTAGGATATAAAAATAATGCTTATCATGCCGGTTTACCTAGTATCAAACGAAGACAAATAGAACAAGATTGGTTAGCCGAAAAAACTCAATTTGTCGTTTCAACTAATGCCTTTGGCATGGGTATAAATAAGGCTAATTTACGCTGGATTTTACATTATCAAACCCCTTTATTATTATCAGAATATATCCAAGAAATCGGGAGAGGAGGACGAGATGGCAAAATAACTCAAGCCATTAGTTTAATTAGCGAAAAAACAGGATTTTTTGACCCTACCGATAAACAAAGACAACAATATTTTTTGACACAAACATTACGGCAATATCAACAAGCAGAAAAATTTATTAAAAAATTACCACCACAAGAAAATATTAATAATTTACTTAAAATTACTAATAATCAAGACTATCAAATTTATTTAGCAATTTTAGCTAGTAGTAAACAACTGCAATGGCAAGACCCATTTAATTATAAATTGACAGTAAATAATGCTACTAATGCCATCAAATCCATGATCGAGAGAGAGCAAAAATTAGCTCAAAATATGCAAGAGTATTTACACACAAAAAAATGTCGTTGGTATTTTCTCTTGAATTCTTTTGGTTTTGATACTCCCATAAATTTTCGTTGTGGAAAATGTGATAATTGTAGTAGAACTAAGCCAAATTAA
- the rplL gene encoding 50S ribosomal protein L7/L12: MSDKVNSIVEELKTLTLLEASELVKQIEEVFGVSAAAPVGGMMMAAAPAAAAEEVEEQTEFDVILESFGDSKMNVLKVVRGITGLGLKESKELVESAPKAVKEATSKEDAEAIKKQLEEAGAKASIK, encoded by the coding sequence ATGTCTGATAAAGTAAACAGTATTGTTGAAGAATTAAAAACTCTTACCCTTTTAGAAGCGTCTGAGTTAGTTAAACAAATTGAAGAAGTATTCGGCGTAAGTGCAGCAGCGCCCGTCGGCGGTATGATGATGGCGGCTGCCCCTGCGGCTGCGGCTGAAGAAGTAGAGGAGCAAACTGAATTTGATGTTATCCTCGAAAGTTTCGGTGATTCTAAAATGAATGTACTTAAAGTAGTTCGTGGTATCACTGGCTTAGGCTTAAAAGAAAGCAAAGAGTTAGTAGAATCTGCACCTAAAGCAGTTAAAGAAGCTACTAGCAAAGAAGATGCCGAAGCTATCAAGAAACAATTAGAAGAGGCGGGTGCTAAGGCTTCCATCAAATAA
- a CDS encoding 50S ribosomal protein L10: MSKSLESKQKEVASIKELLSESQLALVIDHQGLSVAEISDLRNRLRENGSICKVTKNTLMSKAVEGDANWEPINEFLRGSSAFILTNAENIGSAVKAFQAFQKDRKKSDCRGGVMEGKALTKDEVKALADLPTKEQLIAQIAGSINAITAKIARSINEVPSGLARAVDAVKSQQEDAA; this comes from the coding sequence ATATCTAAATCCCTTGAAAGCAAACAAAAAGAGGTAGCTTCCATCAAGGAGTTACTATCCGAATCTCAGTTAGCGTTAGTCATCGACCATCAAGGGCTTAGTGTTGCGGAAATTAGCGATTTGCGTAATCGTCTGCGTGAAAACGGCAGTATTTGTAAGGTGACGAAAAACACTCTTATGAGTAAAGCTGTAGAAGGCGACGCAAATTGGGAACCCATCAACGAATTTTTGAGAGGTTCTTCCGCCTTCATTTTAACCAATGCTGAGAATATCGGCAGTGCGGTGAAAGCCTTTCAGGCATTCCAAAAAGATCGCAAAAAAAGCGATTGTCGTGGCGGTGTCATGGAAGGAAAAGCCCTTACTAAAGATGAAGTCAAAGCCCTTGCCGATTTACCCACCAAAGAGCAACTTATCGCTCAAATTGCTGGTTCTATCAATGCTATTACCGCCAAAATTGCGCGTAGCATCAATGAAGTGCCTAGTGGTTTGGCGCGCGCCGTGGATGCTGTAAAGTCTCAACAAGAAGACGCAGCCTAG